One region of Glycine max cultivar Williams 82 chromosome 9, Glycine_max_v4.0, whole genome shotgun sequence genomic DNA includes:
- the LOC102666623 gene encoding uncharacterized protein, which translates to MAATISPSSPNYHASISNTTINNLFDDSLTEIFCKLPCKSLFTCKSVSKRWLTLISNPNFHSLFLTHQHTLFQKTQALGEDLDQPSFILKPYNALVITPNSPSLQLGPLENHLSLSFLGPNFEPTNIVPQLRSVLKFVFACSNGLLVYGNPRPRHRCIYHIRNPLTKDSLELPCALTLCDHAGVLVGFTCDPYYHLETDKTKNAKVSIFSASQRRFRVVRIPAFSDTRSAFDVEVFYSETGKWKNFLVSCPKGFACGFFLTASSVEHEGKLYFMGGGRVLVYDPYENERVASVIELPRGFGEAYRGCLGVSCGTLQLSEFPISPSSAFEAYSGRVWELKHCGKGEETTTTTTTWELVHEFCLPEVVGPGFEELKANESENVKGCSRILAFHPYVRDTVFLKFGDNIICCNLLTRRFKVSKYGGLSLLFYPVIPIVIPWWPTPIPALPL; encoded by the coding sequence ATGGCTGCTACCATATCCCCATCATCACCTAATTACCATGCCTCCATATCCAACACCACCATCAACAACCTCTTTGATGATTCCCTCACCGAAATCTTCTGCAAGCTCCCATGCAAATCCCTCTTCACATGCAAGAGCGTCTCAAAGCGATGGCTCACCCTCATTTCCAACCCCAATTTCCATTCCTTATTCCTCACTCACCAACACACCCTCTTCCAAAAAACGCAAGCCTTAGGAGAAGACCTTGATCAACCCAGCTTCATTCTAAAACCATACAATGCCTTAGTCATAACACCAAATTCACCCTCTCTCCAACTTGGGCCTCTCGAAAACCACCTATCTCTATCTTTCCTAGGCCCGAATTTCGAACCCACCAACATCGTACCTCAATTACGTTCGgtcttaaaatttgtttttgcatGTTCCAATGGTTTACTAGTGTATGGAAACCCTCGTCCACGTCACAGATGCATATACCACATACGTAACCCACTCACAAAGGATTCATTGGAACTCCCTTGTGCTTTAACTCTTTGTGATCACGCTGGGGTTCTCGTGGGTTTCACGTGCGACCCTTATTACCATCTTGAAACTGATAAGACGAAAAACGCAAAGGTATCTATATTTTCTGCTTCTCAGCGAAGGTTTAGGGTTGTTCGCATTCCCGCGTTCAGCGACACGAGGTCTGCATTCGACGTTGAGGTTTTTTACTCCGAGACAGGAAAATGGAAGAACTTCCTCGTGTCGTGTCCCAAAGGGTTTGCGTGTGGGTTCTTTCTCACGGCGTCGAGCGTTGAACACGAGGGGAAGTTGTACTTCATGGGTGGAGGGAGGGTTCTTGTTTACGACCCTTATGAAAATGAGCGTGTGGCTTCGGTGATTGAACTTCCCCGTGGCTTTGGTGAAGCGTATAGAGGGTGCCTTGGGGTTTCTTGTGGAACATTGCAATTATCTGAGTTTCCTATTTCACCCTCTAGTGCCTTTGAAGCGTATAGTGGGAGAGTTTGGGAATTGAAACATTGTGGGAAAGgagaagaaacaacaacaacaacaacaacgtggGAATTGGTGCATGAGTTTTGTCTCCCTGAGGTTGTTGGGCCAGGCTTTGAAGAGTTGAAGGCTAATGAGAGCGAAAATGTGAAAGGGTGTAGTAGGATTCTTGCTTTTCATCCATATGTTAGGGACACCGTGTTTTTGAAGTTTGGCGATAACATCATTTGTTGCAATTTGCTAACTCGTAGGTTTAAGGTTTCCAAATACGGTGGTCTCTCCTTGCTTTTTTATCCTGTGATCCCAATTGTGATTCCTTGGTGGCCAACTCCTATTCCTGCACTACCCTTGTAA